One segment of Zonotrichia albicollis isolate bZonAlb1 chromosome 4, bZonAlb1.hap1, whole genome shotgun sequence DNA contains the following:
- the RIBC2 gene encoding RIB43A-like with coiled-coils protein 2 isoform X1: MSGLGPQRELEEAAALERRRRRELLRRGRIFNARIRTIGIDKDALDAQVKERKIQEAAEKAEHERFAHHMKKNDKLMCLLEERQKNEIRDLNRALTEFHKNFQGPETRREFDLNDPQALKKDRPARVSDDDPRCTISGMQKFVGEDLNHDQRMKFQKEQIREWSLQQQKDLKNALADQKLADDLYDKFRIELDRKIMEEQRKEEESRRAVCAATKNFNKIQVAELDHKNELEKAQKMKDDMYEITCLLRGDFLSENPDQAIGPGGVLVDRWKGMNQEQLMAIREFQKEQVLEKQRAREQERRRDAEWDRQRVQAARAQLLWERHQQRQDQVQRRDLDAVNAGLSQEQKAKNIYLKEEEYSNIPTEEFYAQFNTTTR; encoded by the exons ATGAGCGGGCTGGGGCCGCAGCGGGAGCTGGAGGAGGCCGCCGCCCTGGAgcgccggcggcggcgggagctgCTGCGGCGGGGCCGCATCTTCAACGCACGGATCCGCACCATAGGG attGATAAAGATGCATTGGATGCACAggtcaaggaaaggaaaatacaagaagcagctgaaaaagcagagCATGAAAGATTTG CTCATCACATGAAGAAAAATGACAAGCTCATGTGTCTGCTAGAAGAACGccagaaaaatgaaatcagagaCCTGAATAGGGCTCTAACTGAATTCCATAAGAATTTTCAGGGGCCAGAAACAAGACGTGAGTTTGACCTGAATGATCCACAAGCCCTAAAGAAGGACAGACCTGCTCGAGTCTCAGATGATGATCCTCGCTGTACCATCTCTGGCATGCAGAAGTTTGTGGGTGAAGACTTAAACCATGATCAGAGGATGAAGTTTCAAAAGGAGCAAATAAGGGAGTGGTCTCTTCAGCAACAGAAAGACTTAAAAAATGCATTAGCTGACCAAAAATTGGCAG ATGATCTTTATGACAAGTTTAGGATTGAACTTGACCGAAAGATTATGGAAGAAcaaaggaaagaagaggaaagcaGGCGTGCTGTTTGTGCAGCTACTAAAAATTTCAATAAAATCCAG GTTGCTGAACTAGATCACAAAAATGAATTGGAAAAGGCTCAAAAAATGAAAGATGATATGTATGAAATAACCTGTCTGCTTCGAGGAGATTTCCTGTCTGAAAACCCAGACCAGGCAATCGGTCCTGGGGGTGTGCTGGTGGATCGATGGAAGGGGATgaaccaggagcagctgatgGCAATTCGTGAGTTCCAAAAGGAGCAAGTTCTGGAGAAACAG AGAGCCAGAGAGCAGGAGCGCCGAAGGGACGCAGAGTGGGACCGGCAGCGCGTGCAggctgccagggcccagctgctctgggagcgGCACCAGCAGCGCCAGGACCAGGTGCAGCGCCGAGACCTGGATGCTGTCAATGCAGGGCTCTCTCAGGAGCAAAAGGCAAA GAACATATATCTTAAAGAGGAAGAGTATTCAAATATTCCAACAGAGGAGTTTTATGCACAGTTTAATACAACCACCCGGTGA
- the RIBC2 gene encoding RIB43A-like with coiled-coils protein 2 isoform X2, translating into MSGLGPQRELEEAAALERRRRRELLRRGRIFNARIRTIGIDKDALDAQVKERKIQEAAEKAEHERFAHHMKKNDKLMCLLEERQKNEIRDLNRALTEFHKNFQGPETRREFDLNDPQALKKDRPARVSDDDPRCTISGMQKFVGEDLNHDQRMKFQKEQIREWSLQQQKDLKNALADQKLADDLYDKFRIELDRKIMEEQRKEEESRRAVCAATKNFNKIQVAELDHKNELEKAQKMKDDMYEITCLLRGDFLSENPDQAIGPGGVLVDRWKGMNQEQLMAIREFQKEQVLEKQRAREQERRRDAEWDRQRVQAARAQLLWERHQQRQDQVQRRDLDAVNAGLSQEQKAKRRDLCVHGYLSI; encoded by the exons ATGAGCGGGCTGGGGCCGCAGCGGGAGCTGGAGGAGGCCGCCGCCCTGGAgcgccggcggcggcgggagctgCTGCGGCGGGGCCGCATCTTCAACGCACGGATCCGCACCATAGGG attGATAAAGATGCATTGGATGCACAggtcaaggaaaggaaaatacaagaagcagctgaaaaagcagagCATGAAAGATTTG CTCATCACATGAAGAAAAATGACAAGCTCATGTGTCTGCTAGAAGAACGccagaaaaatgaaatcagagaCCTGAATAGGGCTCTAACTGAATTCCATAAGAATTTTCAGGGGCCAGAAACAAGACGTGAGTTTGACCTGAATGATCCACAAGCCCTAAAGAAGGACAGACCTGCTCGAGTCTCAGATGATGATCCTCGCTGTACCATCTCTGGCATGCAGAAGTTTGTGGGTGAAGACTTAAACCATGATCAGAGGATGAAGTTTCAAAAGGAGCAAATAAGGGAGTGGTCTCTTCAGCAACAGAAAGACTTAAAAAATGCATTAGCTGACCAAAAATTGGCAG ATGATCTTTATGACAAGTTTAGGATTGAACTTGACCGAAAGATTATGGAAGAAcaaaggaaagaagaggaaagcaGGCGTGCTGTTTGTGCAGCTACTAAAAATTTCAATAAAATCCAG GTTGCTGAACTAGATCACAAAAATGAATTGGAAAAGGCTCAAAAAATGAAAGATGATATGTATGAAATAACCTGTCTGCTTCGAGGAGATTTCCTGTCTGAAAACCCAGACCAGGCAATCGGTCCTGGGGGTGTGCTGGTGGATCGATGGAAGGGGATgaaccaggagcagctgatgGCAATTCGTGAGTTCCAAAAGGAGCAAGTTCTGGAGAAACAG AGAGCCAGAGAGCAGGAGCGCCGAAGGGACGCAGAGTGGGACCGGCAGCGCGTGCAggctgccagggcccagctgctctgggagcgGCACCAGCAGCGCCAGGACCAGGTGCAGCGCCGAGACCTGGATGCTGTCAATGCAGGGCTCTCTCAGGAGCAAAAGGCAAA GAGGAGAGACCTGTGTGTGCATGGATATCTTTCAATATGA